The genomic segment AATAACAGTATATACAAACAGGCATATTAAGTTTCCTTCGAATATACATTACTGGACCTTACCGTTACTGCTTAGTACTTGTACCTTTGCAAATCAGACTAACAGACAGTGAACCTTCACATTTATCAAAAAGATGCTAGCGCGATGGGATTTAGATTATCCGACATGATATTGGGTCAGATATTTTGAATACATGCACGATATGAAGCAAAAATGTAAGGTATCATACAAAACTGAATTTACCACTACGCGTTTAAGATAGTAGACACCGTGGTGTATTGAcgattaaaatgtcaaaaatattctattattttgtgaaatataaaaataatgaggCAGCGAAGTTACGCCTTCATACATAATTCATGCTTACATGCTTACCAATAACAAAGCAGCATGAGATACAATTTGATACCACAATAAATCTAAAATATAGATTTAGGCGATACAGAGATTGGGAATTGTTTAAATCCCCAAAATGAATTACTTTAAAATTGACATTTAGCTTTGCCACTGACGATAAAAACACTTGTATCCATACACGGCACATGAACAATAGTgcattaatatatttacattgttgttTATAATTTCAAACAAGCATTAGTATAAATGTTGGCAAACATATGTAGTACATTGATAGTAGTTAACTATTTATGATACAAATAACAGTATTTACAAACAAGTATAATAAGTTTCCTTcgaatgtatatttatattttttctccaTAAGTTATATGCGGCATATGAAACAATAGGTAATGTGCCATACTTTTCTGTGAACATTACCATTTCATAATAGTAGATACCGTGGTATAGTGAGAATAAGATAACAATAATGACTAGGATCTGTACCATAGGTTTGAATGTGCATGTGCACTGTACATCTCATACATAATTCAAGAATACATAAAACTAAGTTTCGATAATTACTTTTATACACTAATCCAGGAACAAAGGTATTAATAGCTTATATAATCATTTGACAACTAATAATAATGCCTTTTTTCAAGAGCTTGTAAACTTATGAATAAAGGGATAAAATCTTGAGTGATTCATAGCTGGGGTGCTCATTGTGTGAGTTTAATTACCAATCAGATTGCCATATAAGTATAAACATGTTGTTGATAGTCTAAAAATAAGATGAACTACAGTTTTTAATTTGATGTCAGTAAACCATTATAAATAAAGTCATCGTGATGATTATCTACCCTATAGGAGGGTATCAATGTCGGTATCAAGGCGAATGACATGAATGTTGCCACGAATATCGCGCGCGAAAACTTTAGCGTTCCATGCCCAGGCGTCAGATAAGTCCTCATGAGATTGGGCTTAGCGCAAGAGATCTTGATTCCTGATGGTGAGGTCTTCTTGAATCGAGATTCGGGTCGACTTTAGTTTTGACCTGGCTTTCATAATAGCCATTTTGTCATTTCTTTTCAAGAGTCTCACTATCATTGGTCGTGGATTAGGGGATTTTACAGCCTGTGCCATAGTACGCTTCTTTCCAAGTCTGTGAGCAACCTCGATATCGATACCGCGTAGATCCAGAGAGGTTTCGAGGATTTTGGATACTTCGGATACACAGTTTTCACCTTCCTTTTCAGGAATGCCaaaaattttaacattgtttttccTGGTGTATTGCGCGACGTCGTTTATTTCAGACTCCAAAAGATGTGCGTAATggtaaatgttttcaaattccTCGTGTATAAAGTTAGAGTTGACATTGCTGGAGGAATGAATATGATTTTGCAGCTCGGCGATCAgggtttctttttctttgttttcaagtTCCAAACTGCTCAACCGTTTCGTTTTATctctgttttcattttcaaggATAACCATCCGGGCCTCAAGATTGTCAAACTTTGAATGAAAAGATTCAAGTAATGCTGTCTTAATACCATCCATTGCAGTCTCTACTGCCACAGATACAGCTTTCTCAATGATGACTTTGAGATCCGTAGACAATATCTTTGATTTTTTACCTTCAGGGCCTTCCAATGTAAACGATCCACTAAGATCACAAATGGCTGGTTTTATACCACCTGTACCTAACGGGGTGGATGTAAATTGTTCTTTACTTGGAGATGTTACATTCGACTCATCCATCATCTTAGACAGCAAGGTATATAAGCTGTTTAAAAAGATGTGCACACCGGTAAGAGGTACGAGGGTAAACAAAGTCGAGCAGTGTGACACGTAAACACAGTTACCGATCGCGCGACTAGGCACGCGAATACAGGTGTTACACACGCGCAGTGTATGTGGACAAAGGACAGGTAGCCGAGCTTGTCAATGGAGATTCTATTTATAGACACACGAGTGAACAGTACattgattataaatattttcGAATATACATCAATTTCATCTGAAGTTGGCACTTACTGCTTCGTGTAGACGATGACTGGGATGTTATCAGTtacagatgcaaattttgtggTCACATGATCCGTATGACTGTCACAAATCACTACTTTACATGACCGCTAATGAGCGCGTGTTCATGCACGCAGTGACATCACCTACCTCGATACTTATGACATGGTCGTATAACATGGCTATAGAAGGGCCAGTTATACGATAAATAgcaaattaaatgtaatatgatTTGTAGATTTTTACTTTACCTTGTGTTTGTCATTTGCAAGCCACTGTCCATTGATGTAATTTTGTAGCTTTGGTTGGGTTTTCCAAACCTGGCTTTCATGAAGACgtgtcaaattttgttgaaattcatCTTCAGTGAAAGACTCTGCAACAGCCTGCAAAATAGCAAGGTCATTCgtttaaacaaactttgtagtcCTTCATGCCGACACATGACTGGCCCAATATCAGGACTCTGAACCTCGTAGTTATTCACAAGCtcaaaagattttagccatattaaacatagctgcaatattgtagctcaaaagacttttagacagaaaatggtgtcgtctttagagctacaattggtgcctattactgctaatggagcaaagtaatgattatacaaaccattataaaactttcattttatcatacttttttggatatcgcttacctactagggaataaaactgaactatataaatatcaaattctcatcgatcattatttttttttatataatacatgtgaaggtctttctgaagggaatttatacggcaagtccacaagcTGTCAATTTTATGTCTTGCGAgcggtactgtatatattaagaatggtagttatgtttgttttagacaaaaataatatgtaaatgcatgtatacgcttaaaataattggaaacctacaaaaaagtatagaaaattgtgcctgAGTGATTTTCgaaggcagtgctccactacgacacatagggaccaattcgtacccggccgaaaggtatagtaggccgggtacgtatattcgttctatattAAACCATGTGAACTTGAATgggggtcaaggtcattccgtTCAACAattttggtagcccttcatcccagcatgctacaggtcaaatatcagtaccctagacCTTTCTGTTGAAGAAGTCTCTTATGCAAGGTGTACGGTGCATGACGACTGACGATGTATGATGAAGATAGGTCATTCTGAAGTCACATATGTAGATTTTTGTCTCTGCAAAATTATAGTATGAGTACAATGAGGGGGAAATATCATCATGACCAGgccccaggatcatgaaacagtcttagaCTTAAGAttttgcttagccaatcaaGAATGATGTAAcctttcatatatttttacGTATCATTgctaaaataaagtttgatgtggtataaaatgtacttttgattattttatttatgataacaTGAGGAACTATATTACATTTGGAAAATATCTGCTGTTCCGgtaattgtacctgctgacgTCAGCGATGTGACTAGTGGCAAATTTAAACGCATTATTAGCGACGTTTCTTCAAAAAATagttgaatgtaaatataagcaataaACAGTTGCTAACGGGCGACATTCAATTTATCTGTCAcccaaattgtattcatattgactatatactaCCATTTGGTAACTGTTCTTCGGAACacttctcgagtttacccacaagcacaacattacataatttgcataatgtagtcacgatatgtaaagtcgagaaacgttccgagagaaaaatgaacatggcggtgacggttaaagtaagtgagctacacgatgtttaaatgcagtttctacaaagtacgggtcatgccacctccaaaggagattgtggatgaacacagttatgggtactgtttaccaccacaggcgtagattttgtgattttggcttggtttttgaggtatatccattagagccgagacgacatttcgaccggacagggaattgtctacctagcatatttttcgtaaatttcccaattcatcaagccataacttcgtcaatacttggccaattttgttcatcaagcactcaatggaaagataaattatttccctttaaggtaagatatccgtcaatgttgtatagaacccatttattaaaataatcacggttttaaaaaaataggtctgtttttctcgaccgccgagttcatacccttgatactataatatatatatgtatactcttggttaaaaattttcgtgccaggtccctgtgcttaagattgtttcatgatcttggagcctgatgacctaaaaacttaCGTTTAGAAGATTGGATGTCTGCTCCTGGCTAGTAACACCATGCTTTGATGCAATCAACCACCTGTGCCAAGCTTGTTTCCGATGGAAGTCACATATGTAGATTTTTGACTCTGCAAATTTATAGTACAATGAATGGGAAATATCAGATACATTTCAGGTGTACACGTAtcaggtacatgtatgatttcAGCAATTCACTAATTCAGCtatattgtacagttaaagAATGGGTGTGAGGGATATagcaagtatatatatatttgtatggtcAATGTACATAGCCTttattaaaacacacatttggaataaaaacaaattcaacatcAACTGCTTTGCAGataattcaatttgtttcaagagcaactcaattcatcaccccatgaaatggaccaaagcaagattcaattcctatatttcaattcaatactagcgcattatgaagattgtctgcaaagctctggcatctctATAGACcctagatgccataggaagatagtttaatgcttaaataagaTATCACTTACCAGGGAACACACTGTGAATAGCATTGGCTTCTACCTCTGAGGAGTCTATCATAAATCCTTTACAGGTCCATGCTGAGTTGTTATCTTTGATGACTTGCAAAGCTTCAGCAACAGAGCTGGAGTCCTCCCTCTCGGTGATAAAAGCTCCCACAACACAAAACCCACCATTGGTCTGCACACAAAGGAAAAACAATGGCAAAGCATACTTAGTTGTTCTGTATGTGGCATCCAGATACACCAGCTCATTTCCATATCTAGCAAGTAAATTTCTCTGCCATTTAGACTGGTAAATAACCAGGAGAGACTCTTCCTCATTGACCATAAGGCAACCATCATCGTCTTCAGAGTCGTCATCTATGACAGGGCGCTTTACAATGGAGGATTTACGAAAAGTCTACGAGTCATCAGGGTGGTCTTCTTGCCAGACATGTATTTTCTCGGCCAAGTCCTCCTGGTCTATCAGACTGTGTAGTGTTTTACGCCTCTGACGGTACATTATCTTCCTCAGATCCTCCCTGCTTGGATAAAACCTTCGGTTGATGGCTCTGGGCATCTCCCGCTCCCTGAACAGATCTTTGACGAATATCTTCAGGTGTCGGTGCATTTCTTTTGGGCTATAAACACCCTCATTGACAAGCGTCCGGATTTTCCTGAGAACTCGTTCATCAATAGGAGACTTCAGATCGGCAGCCTgcaatacag from the Argopecten irradians isolate NY unplaced genomic scaffold, Ai_NY scaffold_0017, whole genome shotgun sequence genome contains:
- the LOC138311299 gene encoding uncharacterized protein, whose protein sequence is MVNEEESLLVIYQSKWQRNLLARYGNELVYLDATYRTTKYALPLFFLCVQTNGGFCVVGAFITEREDSSSVAEALQVIKDNNSAWTCKGFMIDSSEVEANAIHSVFPESKIYICDFHRKQAWHRWLIASKHGVTSQEQTSNLLNAVAESFTEDEFQQNLTRLHESQVWKTQPKLQNYINGQWLANDKHKMWVWAYRGDELTLVVNSNNGVEA